TTTTCCAATGATTAAAAGCATTAATTACACGGGTATCTTTAAGCATTTTTAACAGCAATAAATACTCACCTTCACTGCCATTAATTAACTTAATTTTATTAACGAGCTTAACAAGTCGTTTTGACTTAATTCCAAATAATATTTCAACAATGTTTGCTCTTTTCAATTGTAATATTTTTGCTACTTTTGAGGCAGACCAGTTTGCATACCCAGCAAAACAAATGACTAGCCAGCATAGATTTGGAGAGCGTAATAAAATGGCTTCTAATTTAGGATATTGCGCAACTAATCTTAATAAAGAAAACTGTTTGTAGCTAAAACAAGAAACTGCCTGACGTATTGGTAGCGGAATTTCATTAACAAATAATTCAACTGCATCACGCTGTTCACTACCATAATTGTCCTCGTCAGATGCTAAAAAAATGCCTGCATCTTCCTCTTCAAGTAACCATCGGTCTTCTTCAACAGTAAAAAATTGTAAGCCATCAGACCAATTAGTAATTTTAAATTGAGTGTCATAGCCACTTCGTAGCGTAACGACCAACTCACCGGAATCACCTAATTCAACACGGTTTTGATCAAGCATCGATTATTCCTTTAATACCATCAAGATTGGATCACAATTCAATATCTTAATTAAATAATTAATTGCATTTAACTTACCTACTTAGTATATGTACACAAAAGCGACATGCAATGGCTGGATACATTGTCATGTCGCTTTTTCAGGCAGCAACTATGGAGAAATTGATGAATAAAGAAATAAGCAAGTCAATTAGATGGGAACAATTACTTCGTTACCAACTTATTGAAATTATGGCGCTATGGGAAGGCAGAATTATCACAAATCATCTACGTGGTGCTTTTGGCATTGGTCGGCAGCAAGCTTCGAAAGATATAAACTCTTACATTACACAATATCCGAACAACCTTGAGTATGATAAAAAAGCAAAAGGTTATATACCTTCAAAGACGTTTCAGCCTCAATTTACCATAGGTACTGCAAATGAATATTTGCAACTTCTGAACAGTAATAAAGCATTAAAAAGTGTTTTTGAAAAATCAGAAATGCCAGCTTCTTATACCGAGGTGTTAACCGCTCCAAGTCGATCTATATCTTCAGAGATCCTGCGCCCGCTCATCAAATCTTGCCGTGAGAAATTACGTCTAGAAATCACTTATTGTTCGATGACCACTCCGGAAGGAGAAGAAAGAATCATCTCACCACATAGCTTAGTTTTTAGTGGGTTACGCTGGCATGTTCGTGCTTATTGTGAAAAACATCGCGACTACCGAGATTTTGTCATTAATCGTATTTCATCAGTCGATGAAGAGATGGGAGAAGCCATTGAAGATGATCAAAACGATTTGCTATGGCATCAAAAAATAGAGATTGAGGTTTGCCCTAATCCAAATTTAACCACGGCTCAGCAGGCACTTATTGCTCGAGATTATAATATGGATAATGGCGTGTTAACTTTGCTTGAACGTGTTTCAATAGTTCAATATGCACTTGACCAATTACACGTTTATTGCGGTGAAGTTGATGCCGACAATTTTGAACATTTAGTTTTAAAAAACCGACAGCAACTCTTCGAATACATAAAATGAAATCACAGTTAGACAGAGTTATATACTTGAATCTATGACAGGATAATAAGCATCTCCCCATAATGTGTCAGGATTATCCATCATAATTTCGATGATTATAGGGACAAGTTTGCCTAATAAATGACAACCGTCTCTCATCTGTTCACGATTCACTTTACTTTCATATGTTGCACCACCATGAATTAACTGATTACGCATTGTATAGATACGATCAAATAATATGGCTAACACATTTGCCGTATTTTCTTGCCCTAACGCTTTATTAGCATAGCTCTTCGCTTGGTTAAAACGTGATTTCCATTGTTCTTCGGTGATAAGCCCATTTTGAAAATCCCAAAAAGGCTGAAATACATATTCATTATCTAATAATATCCGTATCGCACCTGCAAACTCTTGCCAAACAATTGTGGATAATCGACTCTTTTTATCTAACTTGCATAATTTATTGATGAATTTATCGAAAGTTTGGTGTTCTGCAATGCGATAAGCTTTATCTACATCGTTTGCATAGGCCGAATTGAATGCTATCCATAAAAATATGAATTGTGCATCATCATCTCCTTGGCAAGCTTCAGCCTTTTTAAGCCAGCTTAGTGCTCGATGTACTCTCAAACCAAGATTGTCAGGATAAGCATGCCTTTCATCACGCTGACGAGCTTTAAGTTCAGCAAAACAATTCATTTAAAACACCAATCAGTAAGTTAGTTAATAGTGAATGGCTGATATTACTAAATTACACATCAATTTTATCAAGCCTAAGTCAAAAATATGAGTGTCATTTATATTTTTTAGATAGACATTCATCTTTGTTCGTATATGGATGAACTCAGGACTATTTCAGTCTATGCTAATAAACTCAACGGACCTTGTCTGATAACTGATTAACCACCTTGCATCAGGTAGACGCTACTGATGATAAACCATTGCTTTAAGAGAACAACCTCCTTCCAGCTTACCAAAAAAAAACAATCACTTAGATAGTCATCAAAATTCAATAAATATTGCTAATTATCAGTAGGTTATGTTTTATATTAGTAATACAATGAGATTGATAAATGCTGGTGGTAAGTTTAATGATTATCTATTTAATACACTAAGGAGTATTAAAATATTTAAGATCAAAGGACATATTCGATATTTTTTATCGCTTGAATTTGTTCCATTAATAATCGTATTCTAGTTTTTTAGAAACCTATATTACCAATGTGCATATACCCATATTCGGGTTATTAAAGGAGTCTATTATGCACAATAAAGCACAACACAATTATCCTCACCAGCAACCTATGACCGAGCATCAAATTTTAGAAAATTCAGCAGAGATCATTGATAATAAATTTACTGAGAAAAATGCATTAACAATATTTGACGTTCGCGTATTGGACAATATCGTAATTGACCGTGATCCTATTTCATTTGCTGAGCGAGGGTTAATCTAATGGATATTAAATTTAATCAAAGTGTCATTAAGATATCGAACCGATTGTTCGCGGTATTAAAACAAGCAATAGAGCGTCAAGTTGTTAAAAGGGAGGTTTCACAGATTACCTTTAATTACCGTGATAGTAGTTATTCCTGTGACGCTGGTGGTTATCACCCTGTTGAGATAGCACTACAAAAAGACCAGGAAAGTAACAGTTGGAGTTTGTTATACATTACGGACTTTTGTTATTACGGTCACCCGTACGCAGAGCTATGCAAAGATCTCGACTTTGATTTTGAAACCGAGTTTTTCATGGGTGTTTATACCCCTCCCCGCCCAATGAGCCAACCAAGTGTTAAAGAGATATATAACCTTTGGCAGGATAACTTTTTAAGTTACCTGGAATATGGTGCGTTTGATGAAATAGAGGTGAATGCATGTTGATGAAAACTCAAGTTCCTAATTTAGCCTTTTATGAATCAGCAAATAAGGAAGCAGACTATGCCTGAAGTCCAAGCAGTGAAAAGTCTTGATACGGTTAAGCTCATTAGCCATCTATTAGAGAGAACCTATAGTAAGCAAATGTCTGATGTGTGGAATGTAGGATTAAACCTTGCTCTACGGATATCTGATTTACTTTCCATTAGGTTTGATGATATTAATGGTGATCGGCTGGTGGTCAAAGAATCCAAAACAGGAAAATTAGCGAATATTAAACTAAATCAGAAGGCTATTAATACCATTGAGCAAATACAAACTGAACATCCTGACCACATTTATCTATTTCAATCTTATCGTAATCAACAAGCCTTGAATAAAGATCCTAAACCAATCACTAGAAGAGCCGTATCTCAAGCCTTTGCTATGATAGGTAAGGAAGTCAATGTATCGTTAGGAACGCACTCAATGCGTAAGACAAGAGGCTACCATCTATATCAAAAGACTAAAGATATAGCACGAGTAATGAAAATGCTTCGCCACTCTTCTGAAGGCGTAACACTACGTTATATTGGCATTACACAGGATGATGTTGATAAAGACTTTGTTGATTTGGAGATTTAACAATCACTATATTCCACAACTGACTACACCATAACAGTAATAACTAAATGATAAGGACCGTATATGTGTACGGTCCTTATCATTGCAACCTAGCTTTGTGCTTCTAAATCATCACGCTTAGCAACACGCTCTAACATCCAATCGTGAATTTCACTTTCAATCCAGGCCACTGCTCGGTCCCCTAATGATACGGATTTAGGGAAGTGTTCGTTCGCAATATATTTATAAACGGTAGCACGACCCAAACCAGTGATATTCATTACTTCTTTTAATCTGATGAATCTCATGAGAATTATCCTTATGTTATTTCCTCATGCAATTGCTCGGTTCTGTTTTTTTTCACGTATTGAATAAAGTTCAAGATTATTCGAAGCCTATATCACTTCTATGCATGGTCCCGCTATTGGGTAATCAAAGGAGAGAGTGAT
This window of the Psychromonas sp. MME1 genome carries:
- a CDS encoding AlpA family transcriptional regulator; protein product: MRFIRLKEVMNITGLGRATVYKYIANEHFPKSVSLGDRAVAWIESEIHDWMLERVAKRDDLEAQS
- a CDS encoding DUF2787 family protein, giving the protein MDIKFNQSVIKISNRLFAVLKQAIERQVVKREVSQITFNYRDSSYSCDAGGYHPVEIALQKDQESNSWSLLYITDFCYYGHPYAELCKDLDFDFETEFFMGVYTPPRPMSQPSVKEIYNLWQDNFLSYLEYGAFDEIEVNAC
- a CDS encoding helix-turn-helix transcriptional regulator, producing the protein MNKEISKSIRWEQLLRYQLIEIMALWEGRIITNHLRGAFGIGRQQASKDINSYITQYPNNLEYDKKAKGYIPSKTFQPQFTIGTANEYLQLLNSNKALKSVFEKSEMPASYTEVLTAPSRSISSEILRPLIKSCREKLRLEITYCSMTTPEGEERIISPHSLVFSGLRWHVRAYCEKHRDYRDFVINRISSVDEEMGEAIEDDQNDLLWHQKIEIEVCPNPNLTTAQQALIARDYNMDNGVLTLLERVSIVQYALDQLHVYCGEVDADNFEHLVLKNRQQLFEYIK
- a CDS encoding tyrosine-type recombinase/integrase — its product is MPEVQAVKSLDTVKLISHLLERTYSKQMSDVWNVGLNLALRISDLLSIRFDDINGDRLVVKESKTGKLANIKLNQKAINTIEQIQTEHPDHIYLFQSYRNQQALNKDPKPITRRAVSQAFAMIGKEVNVSLGTHSMRKTRGYHLYQKTKDIARVMKMLRHSSEGVTLRYIGITQDDVDKDFVDLEI